The Anoxybacillus flavithermus genome has a segment encoding these proteins:
- a CDS encoding hemolysin D: MKGMRLLAFTHTFTKEEEIVHAITHGIGAVFSIAALVILTVMAAMYGNAWHVVSFTLFGSTMLILYLSSTIVHALPEGRWKRLFEIFDHSAIYFFIAGTYTPFLFLAVRGAIGWTLFGIVWGLALVGTVFKCFFVDRFLYTSTIIYIIMGWLIVFAWKSLVSGLSPNGVLYLVIGGILYTVGAIFYVWRGFKFHHAVWHLFVLGGSVAHFLAVFVLL; the protein is encoded by the coding sequence ATGAAAGGAATGAGACTATTGGCTTTTACCCATACGTTTACGAAAGAAGAAGAAATCGTGCATGCGATTACTCATGGCATCGGTGCGGTGTTTAGTATCGCGGCGCTCGTTATTTTGACGGTCATGGCTGCGATGTACGGAAATGCATGGCACGTCGTTAGTTTTACGTTGTTTGGAAGCACGATGCTTATTTTGTATTTGTCATCAACGATTGTGCACGCGTTGCCGGAAGGGCGCTGGAAGCGATTGTTTGAAATTTTCGACCATTCGGCGATTTACTTTTTTATTGCAGGCACGTATACGCCGTTTCTGTTTTTAGCGGTGAGAGGAGCGATCGGTTGGACATTGTTTGGCATCGTCTGGGGGCTTGCGCTCGTCGGTACCGTATTTAAATGCTTTTTCGTCGATCGGTTTTTATATACATCGACGATTATATATATCATCATGGGCTGGTTGATTGTATTTGCATGGAAATCGCTCGTTTCCGGTCTTTCGCCAAACGGTGTGTTATATTTAGTCATCGGCGGAATTTTGTACACAGTCGGCGCTATTTTTTACGTATGGCGCGGCTTTAAATTTCATCATGCCGTCTGGCACTTGTTTGTATTAGGCGGATCTGTGGCTCATTTTTTGGCGGTGTTTGTTTTACTATAA
- a CDS encoding isovaleryl-CoA dehydrogenase produces MKQLREVDPNLFANLKKYLDPEFYAYAEEELEKFWQLCITDIDRRAVHTDREGQPRLLKYDRFGNDISEIWVNEGYKQTVKETYETGIVGYVHKPIPALGRVGNYVYSYAQGYLLSQVEPGFYCPVTLTMATAYVLEHFADEEIKAKYLPHVISTGEVELYEGATFLTERQGGSDVGANEVRAVLCGDHYEIYGEKYFASNAGMCGVALVLARIDGSEAGTKGLSLFLVPWRNEDGALNGIHIRRLKDKLGVRAVPSAEVVFEGAKAYLIGDAKKGFYYMMEALNLSRVCNAVASIGIMKRALEEAKQYAVNRQAFGHTLTSYPMVKETLANLTARQEVQTSACFELISFFDRVMRTPDQASEQEKAWNRLLIALLKMRTAEEAIAFAHEAIEMHGGNGYIEDFVTPRLLRDAQVLTVWEGTANILGLEVLRLIRKYRVHETFIQTINERLAALPVGIRAFAKPVESGLHELIQSLKQLHGQPEDVQTYHAKKIANRLCDLYLSVIALKEAEENERKQIIARLFLQHIWGCDLFDAEMLSVRHFDLVMNETKEVEV; encoded by the coding sequence ATGAAACAGCTACGCGAAGTTGATCCGAACTTATTTGCCAATTTAAAAAAATATTTAGACCCAGAGTTTTATGCGTATGCGGAAGAAGAGTTAGAGAAGTTTTGGCAGCTTTGCATCACCGATATCGACCGGCGCGCGGTACATACAGACCGCGAAGGACAGCCGCGACTCCTCAAATATGACCGTTTTGGCAATGATATTTCTGAAATATGGGTGAACGAAGGATATAAACAAACAGTGAAGGAAACGTATGAAACAGGCATTGTCGGCTATGTCCATAAACCGATTCCTGCGCTTGGCCGCGTTGGCAATTACGTCTATTCGTATGCCCAAGGCTATTTGTTATCGCAAGTCGAACCGGGGTTTTATTGCCCGGTGACGCTCACGATGGCGACGGCTTATGTACTGGAGCATTTTGCCGACGAAGAAATTAAAGCGAAATATTTGCCGCACGTCATTTCGACGGGCGAAGTCGAGCTGTATGAAGGCGCGACGTTTTTAACCGAGCGGCAAGGCGGTTCGGACGTCGGTGCCAATGAAGTGCGCGCTGTTTTATGCGGGGATCATTATGAAATTTACGGAGAAAAATATTTTGCGAGCAACGCTGGCATGTGCGGAGTTGCTTTAGTGCTTGCGCGCATCGACGGAAGCGAGGCGGGGACGAAAGGGCTTAGTTTATTTTTAGTGCCGTGGCGCAATGAGGACGGGGCATTAAACGGCATTCACATTCGGCGTTTAAAAGATAAACTTGGTGTTCGCGCTGTGCCGTCAGCGGAAGTCGTATTTGAAGGGGCAAAAGCTTATTTAATTGGCGATGCGAAAAAAGGGTTTTACTATATGATGGAAGCGCTCAATTTATCGCGCGTCTGCAACGCCGTCGCTTCGATTGGCATTATGAAGCGAGCGCTAGAAGAAGCGAAACAATATGCAGTCAATCGTCAAGCGTTTGGACATACACTTACATCATATCCGATGGTGAAAGAAACGTTAGCCAACTTAACGGCGCGTCAAGAAGTGCAAACGAGCGCTTGTTTTGAGCTCATTTCCTTTTTTGACCGTGTGATGCGCACGCCGGACCAAGCGTCTGAGCAAGAAAAAGCGTGGAATCGCTTATTAATTGCGCTTTTAAAAATGCGAACAGCCGAAGAAGCGATTGCATTTGCCCATGAAGCGATTGAAATGCATGGCGGCAACGGCTACATCGAAGATTTCGTCACCCCGCGCTTGCTTCGCGATGCCCAAGTATTGACCGTATGGGAAGGAACAGCAAACATTTTAGGACTTGAGGTGTTGCGCCTCATCCGTAAATATCGCGTCCATGAAACGTTTATTCAAACAATAAACGAACGACTAGCTGCACTTCCTGTGGGAATACGCGCATTTGCTAAACCGGTCGAAAGCGGGTTGCATGAACTCATACAGTCTCTAAAACAACTTCACGGACAGCCAGAAGACGTGCAAACGTATCACGCCAAAAAAATCGCCAATCGCCTTTGCGACTTGTATTTGAGCGTCATAGCGTTAAAAGAAGCGGAAGAAAACGAACGAAAACAAATTATCGCCCGCCTTTTCTTACAGCATATTTGGGGATGCGATTTATTCGATGCCGAGATGTTATCGGTTCGTCATTTTGATTTAGTGATGAATGAAACGAAAGAGGTAGAAGTATAA